One Pseudorasbora parva isolate DD20220531a chromosome 4, ASM2467924v1, whole genome shotgun sequence genomic region harbors:
- the cnpy3 gene encoding protein canopy homolog 3, with protein MNVFTCVVLFLVNAAAAKKTGDDEWVHLPNKCEVCKFVSIEMKSAFEETGKTKEVIETNYRFLDDKGTPPIKYVKSDIRFIEVMENVCSRIMQYNLHKERDGSNRFAKGMSETFSTLHNLVNKGVKVVMDIPYELWNETSAEVADLKKQCDVMVEQYEEVIEDWYKGSQEEDLTTYLCEKHVLKGQDADCLKESWVGKKGDTAALAEDKKKKKGKKKKGKDSEDGQKKEKKVKNKKKKEKSKLHNTKTSKRKTEEAGYTSDEDEIQKKVPLNQEKTEL; from the exons ATGAATGTTTTTACCTGCGTCGTGTTGTTTCTCGTAAACGCAGCAGCTGCTAAAAAAACCGGGGACGATGAGTGGGTGCATCTGCCTAATAAATGTGAAG TGTGCAAATTTGTGAGTATTGAGATGAAGTCTGCATTTGAAGAGACTGGCAAAACAAAAGAAGTGATTGAAACCAACTATCGTTTCCTGGATGATAAAGGCACACCGCCAATCAAATATGTCAAATC TGATATTCGTTTTATAGAGGTGATGGAGAACGTTTGCTCAAGGATTATGCAGTACAATCTACACAAAGAGAGAGATGGCAGCAATCGCTTTGCAAAG GGTATGTCTGAGACGTTCTCTACGTTACACAACCTGGTTAATAAAGGCGTGAAGGTGGTCATGGATATTCCCTACGAACTGTGGAACGAGACCAGTGCAGAGGTGGCTGACCTCAAAAAACAG TGTGATGTGATGGTAGAGCAGTATGAAGAAGTCATTGAAGACTGGTATAAAGGCAGCCAGGAGGAAGATCTCACCACTTACCTGTGTGAAAAACATGTGCTGAAAGGACAAGATGCTG ACTGTCTTAAAGAGAGTTGGGTTGGAAAAAAGGGAGACACGGCAGCGCTCGCGGAGgacaagaagaaaaagaagggCAAAAAGAAGAAGGGTAAAGACAGCGAAGACGGGCAGAAAAAGGAAAAGAAGGTGaagaataagaagaagaaggaaAAGTCCAAGCTTCACAACACCAAAACTAGCAAGCGGAAAACTGAAGAAGCTGGATACACCTCAGATGAGGATGAGATTCAGAAGAAAGTTCCCCTTAACCAGGAGAAAACTGAACTATGA